A section of the Campylobacter lanienae NCTC 13004 genome encodes:
- a CDS encoding ATP-dependent helicase translates to MDKLLNSLNENQKIAATHIDGPMLILAGAGSGKTKTITTRLAYLIGEVGIDPLNTLTLTFTNKAASTMKQRAMSMLNSNANPLLCTFHKFGLLFLKFHINELNRSNNFIIIDSDDKKKILKEIESEVQTAIVANEISKYKNMLLSVEAVMDSSKLNAQYTKTNYEKIAKAYKLYEEYLKSNNLVDFDDLLCLTYNILAKNPDLSDQISDRYKYIMVDEYQDTNDLQYKLLRQLCYNHQNLVVVGDDDQSIYGWRGARIENILNFKDQFSSVKLIKLETNYRSTPSILNAANELIDHNRTRLGKRLVSQLADENPIEILEHSDENAEAKNIATKINKLLSSGVSANEIAILYRVNALSRSLEDGLNKARIPYKMVGGVKFYERAEIKDIISYLRLILNPNDDFSLTRIINRPKRGLGKVSLAKLEKFAFDSKTSLYNAIYIAGEDVLSKKLSQTLIELANNIKELSTLAPYDLISRFDSIFRIKAYYESLPDGAERVINIDEFYALLKDHILNTENFDLEEFLNELALESEQDRISDDAISIMSVHASKGLEFEHLFVIGLEEGFFPLLGDGSDIEEERRLAYVAITRAKRGLNLSYSNSRFYKGQRSRLNRSRFLSEAGLCEGSLKIENQNEFKKGDLIKHKIFGIGRVVEVAKIKNEFKLKINFGGNIKDIISSFVEKVI, encoded by the coding sequence ATGGATAAATTATTAAATTCCCTAAATGAAAATCAAAAGATCGCCGCTACTCATATAGATGGGCCGATGCTTATCTTAGCCGGTGCTGGAAGCGGCAAGACCAAAACCATAACCACGAGATTAGCATATTTAATAGGTGAAGTCGGCATAGACCCATTAAACACTCTTACGCTTACATTTACCAACAAAGCCGCATCCACAATGAAGCAAAGAGCGATGAGTATGCTAAATTCCAACGCCAATCCCCTACTTTGTACATTTCATAAATTTGGATTATTGTTTTTAAAATTTCATATAAATGAGTTAAATAGAAGCAATAATTTTATAATAATAGATAGCGATGATAAGAAAAAGATCTTAAAAGAGATAGAGAGCGAAGTCCAAACCGCCATAGTAGCAAATGAGATATCAAAATACAAAAATATGCTTTTAAGTGTTGAAGCTGTGATGGATAGCTCTAAATTAAATGCTCAATACACAAAGACAAATTACGAAAAAATAGCCAAAGCTTATAAATTATATGAAGAGTATTTAAAGAGCAATAACTTAGTTGATTTTGATGATCTTTTATGCTTGACTTATAATATTTTGGCTAAAAATCCAGATTTGAGCGATCAAATTTCAGATAGATATAAGTATATAATGGTAGATGAGTATCAAGATACAAATGATTTACAATACAAATTACTTCGCCAGCTTTGCTATAATCACCAAAATTTAGTTGTCGTAGGCGATGATGATCAAAGCATATATGGATGGAGAGGTGCAAGGATAGAAAATATCTTGAATTTCAAAGATCAATTTAGTAGCGTCAAACTAATCAAATTAGAGACTAATTACCGCTCTACTCCATCTATACTAAATGCCGCTAATGAGCTAATAGATCACAATAGAACAAGGCTTGGCAAGAGACTAGTCAGCCAATTAGCAGATGAAAATCCTATAGAAATTTTAGAACATAGTGATGAAAATGCTGAAGCTAAAAACATCGCTACAAAGATAAATAAACTCCTATCAAGTGGCGTATCGGCTAATGAAATTGCTATTTTATATAGAGTTAATGCTCTATCAAGAAGCTTAGAAGATGGGTTAAACAAAGCTAGAATTCCATATAAAATGGTAGGCGGAGTCAAATTCTATGAAAGGGCTGAAATCAAAGATATTATAAGCTATTTAAGGCTGATTTTAAACCCAAATGATGACTTCTCTCTAACTCGCATTATCAATCGCCCAAAACGGGGTCTAGGCAAGGTGAGTCTAGCTAAATTAGAGAAATTTGCCTTTGATAGCAAAACTTCTTTATATAATGCGATATATATTGCTGGTGAAGATGTATTGAGCAAGAAATTAAGCCAAACATTAATTGAACTAGCAAACAATATAAAAGAGCTATCAACTCTAGCACCATACGATTTGATAAGTAGATTTGACTCTATATTTAGGATAAAGGCATATTATGAGAGTCTGCCTGATGGAGCTGAGAGAGTTATAAATATTGATGAATTTTATGCTTTATTAAAAGATCATATATTAAATACGGAGAATTTCGATTTAGAAGAGTTTTTAAATGAGCTTGCGCTTGAGAGCGAACAAGATAGAATTAGCGATGATGCTATATCTATTATGAGCGTCCATGCTAGTAAAGGGCTTGAGTTTGAGCATCTATTTGTAATTGGGCTTGAAGAGGGATTTTTCCCGCTTCTTGGCGATGGAAGCGATATAGAAGAAGAGAGACGCCTAGCGTATGTAGCCATCACTAGGGCTAAAAGGGGATTAAATTTATCATACTCAAATTCACGGTTTTACAAAGGCCAAAGATCAAGGCTAAATAGATCAAGATTTCTAAGTGAAGCTGGTCTTTGCGAAGGCTCTTTAAAGATAGAGAACCAAAATGAGTTTAAAAAAGGCGATCTAATCAAGCATAAAATTTTTGGTATCGGACGAGTTGTAGAGGTGGCTAAAATCAAAAATGAATTTAAACTAAAAATAAATTTTGGTGGAAATATCAAAGATATTATCTCATCTTTTGTAGAGAAGGTTATATGA
- the truB gene encoding tRNA pseudouridine(55) synthase TruB: MNRLFVAYKPKGMVSNHFLSRLKRKYGVKKAGFSGILDPFASGCLIVAFGAYTRLFNYLKIEPKVYRATLWLGASSPSFDNQNITQIQNTKALDEAKIKDELNRLKGQITYTPPKFSAKKVEGKRAYELARMGREFELKECEMEIFDVKFIHYSHPFLTFEIKVSAGSYIRSYAQILSQNLGQIGTLSALERVSEGEFEFKNETPLDPLKYLNLTKNSYKGDIFDIILGKKLKATDFISSSDGEYVIEYDGAFSIIKIENQEVKYMINRMEKCLY; this comes from the coding sequence ATGAATAGGCTATTTGTAGCGTATAAGCCAAAAGGTATGGTATCAAACCACTTTTTAAGCAGACTTAAACGAAAATATGGAGTCAAAAAGGCTGGATTTTCTGGGATTTTAGATCCATTTGCGAGTGGATGCTTGATTGTGGCATTTGGGGCATATACAAGGCTATTTAACTATCTTAAAATTGAGCCTAAGGTATATAGAGCCACGCTCTGGCTGGGGGCTAGCTCACCTAGCTTTGATAACCAAAATATCACACAAATTCAAAACACAAAAGCCCTAGATGAAGCCAAAATCAAAGATGAATTAAATAGATTAAAAGGTCAAATCACCTACACGCCACCAAAATTTAGCGCCAAAAAAGTTGAAGGCAAAAGAGCTTATGAGTTAGCTAGAATGGGTAGGGAATTTGAGCTAAAAGAGTGTGAGATGGAGATATTTGATGTGAAATTTATCCACTACTCTCATCCATTTTTAACCTTTGAGATTAAGGTTTCAGCTGGGTCATATATAAGGTCTTATGCTCAAATTTTATCACAAAATTTAGGCCAAATCGGCACTCTAAGTGCTCTTGAGAGAGTTAGCGAAGGTGAGTTTGAGTTTAAAAACGAAACACCACTTGATCCACTAAAATATCTAAATTTAACCAAAAATAGCTATAAAGGTGATATATTTGATATAATTTTAGGCAAAAAACTAAAAGCCACCGATTTTATATCTAGTAGCGATGGAGAGTATGTGATAGAGTATGATGGTGCTTTTAGCATAATTAAAATAGAAAATCAAGAAGTAAAATATATGATAAATAGGATGGAAAAATGCTTATATTAA
- the csrA gene encoding carbon storage regulator CsrA yields MLILTRRASESIQIGDDIEIKILNTTNQTVKIAIEAPKDILILRKELVKEVADNNAAASTPKQNLLDLLAKKIFK; encoded by the coding sequence ATGCTTATATTAACAAGACGAGCCTCAGAGTCAATACAGATTGGTGATGATATAGAGATAAAAATTCTCAACACCACAAACCAAACTGTAAAAATAGCAATTGAAGCCCCAAAAGATATCTTAATTTTAAGAAAAGAGCTAGTAAAAGAAGTAGCTGATAATAACGCAGCAGCCAGCACACCAAAGCAAAATTTACTAGATCTTTTGGCTAAAAAGATATTTAAATGA
- a CDS encoding 4-(cytidine 5'-diphospho)-2-C-methyl-D-erythritol kinase, with the protein MKSFAKLNIFLKIVGFRGQYHELKSRFILYKELYDEIDLVSRISDGLIIDNPFSDNIIFKAYSQISNLGFANELDEYFKANQVKLTKNIPIGGGLGGGSSNAAAFLHLVNERLNLNISNDKLIKIAHNIGADVAFFLSGFDAANVSGIGEIVEPFDDEIPNLELITSPIFCSTPKVFAQYRAEFKEFDMDLANRLWGLKSSEILNNYKNSDLNDLLKPCQTLYSELKISDNEFLSGSGSSKFKLKI; encoded by the coding sequence ATGAAAAGCTTTGCTAAGTTAAATATCTTTTTAAAAATTGTTGGATTTCGTGGTCAATATCATGAGCTTAAATCTAGATTTATTCTCTATAAAGAGCTTTACGATGAGATAGACTTGGTGAGCAGAATTAGCGATGGACTCATAATCGATAACCCATTTAGTGATAATATAATTTTCAAAGCTTATAGTCAAATATCAAATTTGGGTTTTGCTAATGAGCTTGATGAGTATTTTAAAGCTAATCAAGTAAAACTAACCAAAAATATCCCAATTGGCGGTGGTTTAGGTGGCGGAAGTAGCAATGCTGCGGCCTTTTTACACTTAGTAAATGAGAGATTGAATTTAAATATCTCTAATGATAAATTGATTAAAATCGCTCACAATATCGGAGCGGATGTGGCGTTTTTTCTAAGTGGATTTGACGCTGCTAATGTAAGTGGAATTGGCGAGATTGTCGAGCCTTTTGATGATGAAATTCCAAATTTAGAACTCATTACAAGCCCTATTTTCTGCTCTACTCCAAAGGTATTTGCGCAATATAGAGCTGAATTTAAGGAATTTGATATGGATTTAGCTAATAGGCTTTGGGGGTTAAAAAGTAGTGAAATTTTAAATAATTATAAAAATAGCGATTTAAATGATCTATTAAAACCTTGCCAAACTCTATATAGTGAGCTAAAAATATCAGATAATGAGTTTCTAAGTGGGAGCGGAAGTAGCAA